The genomic segment CATAAAGTCATCCTTTGCCTGTCTTTACAGGCGTGTGTTGTTGAGAAAAGCGAAAGAGGTCTGTGTTTTTCGCTTTTCTTTTTTTACCGGCTTGAGATTGCTTTAGTTCTAGCCGATATTTTTATAATATTCTCATATTCCAAATATGTCAAGAGAAATATTCTGAAAATGGGAATAAAAGTGGTGTTTTAGGAGAAAGTATTTGGATTTTGGGAATAAAATAGCTTTGATTATAGAAACGTTAAACACTAATCAAGCGGCTTTTGCGAAACTTTTAGGAATTTCAACAGGTGTTGTTTCAGAATTTGTAAACGGAGTACGAGAACCCTCTAAAGGTTTTTTGTTTGGATTATCAGAACTAGGTATTAGTCTTGATTGGTTTATAACCGGTGAAGGTCGCATGTTCCGTGTTCCGCATACAGTAGGGGATCGGCTGAAAGAAGCTCGGTTGGAATGTAATTTAGATATAGAAACTGTGTCAAATTTATTAGAGATATCGTTCACAGAATACCAAAGTTATGAGAAAAATGAGATAGAGCCATCAGCAGCAATTCTCGAAAAACTAGAAAAAATTTTTAACATTAACAGCGTCTATATCCGAAACGGACACGGTAATATGTTTACTAATATACCAGGCGGCGCTCTTATTAATGGGAAATTAGTATTAAATCCTGAGACGCCTCCTGAATATAAGCGACAATATAAAATCCCTCATATTACGAGGACAGAAAATTCATCTTATGCTGAAATCGCAGATGTAGATAAATCTTTGATGGATGAAATTTATGATTTGAAAAAGCGGATTGAACAATTAGAACAGTCCAAATAGGTAGCAGTTTGCTAAACCATAGTGAGCAACAACAGCAACAATAAAAATATAAAATCAGGAGTTATCACTTATGCATGATATTAAAAAAGTTTGTATTTGTTTGGTGTATCTTCTTTTTTTTTGCTTCTTTGCGAGTGCAGAGAATTTTGATGCAAAGGAACAAAGGGATAATGTTATTACTTTTTTTCAAGACGTTGTAACACTGTTTTGTAATCTCGGAAATACATCTCTAACAACTTTTCAAGATGAGTGGTTGGAAAATGGAATAGAAATGCTTGACTCTGTACTAGAAGGTTTGACATATAGTGATTTTCAGAAAAGTATAGATTTAATTAAAAATAACATGGAAGCCATTGAAAACTCTGGAGAACTTTCATTGATTGAACTAAAAGATTTTAAACAAATTATGTCTGATATAAACGTATTGCATGTATGGAGTATCAAAAATTGTAAATTACCTGAAAATAAAAAACTTACTTATAGTGTTCCTGAAATTGCTATATTAGAGAGTAATGCTCAAATACATAAATCTAACATACAAACTTACGAACAGAATTTATCTGCAATGCAACCACCTGAAGAAATACAAAAAATTCTTGCAGAAGAAACTCAAATGCTAAAGGACTTACGTGAAAACAACAAGAGGAACGCAGAACTGGAGAATCATGTTATTCAACTGGGTGCAGCGTATGCAAATGCTTTATCCAATCAGAAAAGATGGAAAGAAGGCATCAAAGATGAACAAAAAGCCCTTGATAGTATTCCTATATTAATTGAAAAATATAAAGAAGAAGCGCGCTTACAAGCTGAAAAACAATATAAAAAAGAAATAGTCAGTAAAATAAACAATATTCAAACATGGATTGATTTTTTTAATGAAAAAAATGAAACCCTTACTGAATTTTTACAGTTAATAGACACAAAAGGTACAATGAGGGAAAAATTAAACTATATTGTTCCTTCGAAAGATTTAAAAAAATATGAAATTAAATTGAATACATTTATTAGAGATTGGAAATTAGAATGACTAAACAAAAAACGCTTATTTTTGCATTGCTGTTTGCTGCTGTTGCCGGTATCTGCGCAACCGATACCGATAAGAAGGTGTACATAACGGATACGGGGAAAAAGTATCACTGCAAGGACTGTAAAACGTTAAAAAAGTCCAAGCACCTTACGGAGCTTACGGTTAAAGACGCACAGGCGAAAGGGTATACGGCTTGTAAGGTGTGTAAGCTGCCTGAAAAGTAGAGGAGAGGAAATATGAAGAAAATAACAATGACTGTCTACGAAATACATTATGTAGAACAGCATATACAGACCCCTGATTTAAGCAGAGATTTATTCAATTGCTTGAATGCAACAAATACAGCTCGTGATAGACTAATGCTGTTATCACATGATGAAGCAAATAAAGACAGTGATTTCATAACGACATTTACTTCGAGTAACGGTTTTCTTTTTGGTTCTTTTGCACGACTTACAGAAAGAGAAGAATCTTCTGTCCCCAAAACAGCCTTAGATAAAAAAACGGTATCCCTTAATGAAATGATAGCAGAATCACGGGATAATTCTGTAGGTTCTATAAAAATATCGTCGTTTTTTTGCATCTACAAAACCTTTCTTGTTATAACAAATAAAAAACAAACACTAAAACCGTTAGAAAATTATGTTAATTGGTTTCTTGAGCAAAAGGGAATTAATGATGGTCGTATTTCCTTTATACCTAAGAAGAACACTGCAACGGTATTACCAATACATGATATAAAATCAGTGCAAATTAATGACGGCTACATAAATGCAATAGACGAAATCAAATCTCAGTCAATGCATCTTAAAGAAAGTATTCTTAAAAAGCTCA from the Treponema vincentii F0403 genome contains:
- a CDS encoding helix-turn-helix domain-containing protein, which gives rise to MDFGNKIALIIETLNTNQAAFAKLLGISTGVVSEFVNGVREPSKGFLFGLSELGISLDWFITGEGRMFRVPHTVGDRLKEARLECNLDIETVSNLLEISFTEYQSYEKNEIEPSAAILEKLEKIFNINSVYIRNGHGNMFTNIPGGALINGKLVLNPETPPEYKRQYKIPHITRTENSSYAEIADVDKSLMDEIYDLKKRIEQLEQSK